The following coding sequences lie in one Musa acuminata AAA Group cultivar baxijiao chromosome BXJ1-8, Cavendish_Baxijiao_AAA, whole genome shotgun sequence genomic window:
- the LOC135588214 gene encoding uncharacterized protein LOC135588214, with translation MANASDLFLVDRVPHRPAPPPIPRPTAASIVSHALPDPLDFSGFRFFEETSEGIASSGDYASRLGLGFEKDDDGGHVDREADWAADDFFFGRRMSSPSASIEFSRARPVDSDGLRVVGYESDSDSDEQQIVAIGADLDDGEGRDQAVSDDLGLPLRWDCLRFGENRRDPNEDFEWEEVDGRIEERDAISVTIVGDEERSEEIRDLDHNEDGGGDVEWEFLLAVNNSGRNPMDPEDVGVYFVDEQEGLGDASDYEAYEVLFGQFVEHDSNFKGSPPAAKSVIESLPSVLLTEEDVAKANALCAVCKDGILVGERVKQLPCCHLYHEDCILPWLGIRNTCPVCRFELPTDDPEYEKWKARRAGGIVSDDDDSQLRVDFEVLPEA, from the coding sequence ATGGCGAACGCCTCCGACCTCTTCCTCGTCGACCGCGTGCCCCATCGCCCCGCCCCTCCGCCGATCCCCCGCCCCACCGCAGCCTCCATCGTCTCGCACGCCCTCCCAGACCCCCTCGATTTCTCCGGCTTTCGGTTTTTCGAGGAGACCTCGGAGGGGATCGCCTCCTCCGGTGACTATGCCTCGCGACTGGGGTTGGGATTCGAGAAGGATGACGACGGGGGGCATGTCGACCGCGAGGCGGACTGGGCCGCGGACGACTTCTTTTTCGGCCGGAGGATGAGCTCCCCCTCCGCGTCGATCGAGTTCTCCAGGGCTCGCCCCGTCGATTCGGACGGCCTGCGCGTCGTCGGCTACGAATCAGACTCCGACTCCGACGAGCAGCAGATCGTGGCGATCGGCGCGGATCTTGACGATGGCGAAGGACGGGATCAGGCCGTGTCCGACGACCTGGGTCTTCCCCTTCGCTGGGACTGCCTTCGGTTCGGCGAGAACAGGAGGGATCCGAACGAGGATTTCGAATGGGAGGAGGTCGACGGCCGCATCGAGGAAAGGGATGCGATCAGTGTCACGATCGTCGGCGATGAGGAGAGATCTGAGGAGATTAGAGACCTCGATCACAACGAAGACGGGGGTGGAGATGTCGAATGGGAGTTTCTCTTGGCCGTCAATAACTCGGGTAGAAACCCGATGGACCCCGAGGACGTCGGGGTATACTTCGTCGACGAACAAGAGGGCTTGGGCGATGCTTCCGACTATGAGGCGTACGAGGTCTTGTTCGGGCAATTCGTCGAGCACGATAGCAACTTCAAGGGAAGCCCGCCTGCAGCCAAATCGGTGATAGAAAGCCTTCCGTCGGTTCTCCTCACGGAGGAGGATGTTGCCAAGGCGAACGCGCTGTGCGCGGTTTGCAAAGACGGGATCTTGGTCGGGGAAAGAGTCAAGCAGCTGCCTTGCTGCCACCTCTACCACGAGGACTGCATCTTGCCGTGGCTGGGGATCCGGAACACCTGCCCCGTCTGCCGGTTCGAGCTGCCGACCGACGATCCCGAGTACGAGAAGTGGAAGGCAAGGAGGGCAGGTGGCATCGTCTCCGACGACGATGACTCGCAACTCAGGGTTGATTTTGAAGTGTTACCTGAAGCTTAA
- the LOC135588212 gene encoding transcription factor bHLH49-like produces MDMNERDECSSEKNEHHLTYSNAGFSSGWQFRNPSVGIVPGDQRGSMEDSFNPSLWKLCESDMPAIAKPVPATSRFDDGWTPSDSSSRGGTFLPSGPPILTPTLSHFPADSAFIKRAARFSCFSAASLGSMATPFGASHLAGAQIHNIDINMAKDASLHDVEPGEATVPSGVGGGHENADSSSKDLAAKKRRRSSEELEAEQRDPQMAAEAKTESVDTDHKAEQSSSTAKPNGKHDKDASEAPKEDYIHVRARRGQATNSHSLAERVRREKISQRMKLLQELVPGCSKVTGKAVMLDEIINYVQSLQQQVEFLSMKLAAVNPRLDFNIESLLSKDFLQSHGGTSSAIGFSPDAVHPQMHLSQQGLVQAEISGNLNHPNAFRRAVNSMPNAWDEQLQNVMQMAAFSSNSQQPRTQ; encoded by the exons ATGGACATGAACGAAAGGGATGAATGCAGCTCGGAGAAGAATGAGCACCATTTGACTTACAGCAATGCTGGGTTTTCTTCTGGTTGGCAATTCCGGAACCCATCGGTAGGCATCGTTCCCGGTGACCAGAGAGGTTCCATGGAGGACTCCTTCAATCCCAGCCTCTGGAAGCTGTGTGAGAGTGATATGCCTGCCATTGCCAAACCAGTTCCTGCGACTTCAAGGTTCGACGACGGCTGGACTCCTTCAGATTCATCGTCCCGAGGAGGAACCTTCCTCCCGAGTGGCCCTCCGATCCTCACCCCAACCCTGTCTCACTTCCCGGCTGATTCGGCTTTCATCAAGCGAGCTGCGAGGTTCTCTTGCTTCAGTGCCGCAAGCTTGGGCAGCATGGCGACTCCTTTTGGCGCATCTCATTTGGCCGGTGCTCAGATTCACAACATCGATATCAACATGGCAAAAGATGCCTCGTTGCATGATGTTGAGCCTGGCGAAGCTACTGTTCCCAGTGGGGTTGGGGGTGGGCATGAGAATGCAGATTCTTCCTCCAAAGACCTTGCTGctaagaaaagaagaagatcCAGCGAG GAGTTAGAAGCGGAGCAACGAGACCCACAAATGGCTGCTGAAGCCAAGACGGAGAGTGTGGACACTGATCACAAGGCTGAGCAGAGCAGCTCCACTGCTAAGCCTAACGGCAAGCATGACAAGGATGCCTCAGAAGCACCAAAGGAAGACTACATCCATGTTCGAGCTCGGCGCGGCCAGGCAACGAACAGCCACAGTCTTGCAGAGAGA GTGAGAAGGGAGAAGATTAGCCAGAGGATGAAGCTCCTTCAGGAACTTGTTCCTGGTTGCAGCAAA GTCACAGGAAAGGCAGTAATGCTTGATGAGATCATCAACTATGTTCAATCACTGCAGCAGCAGGTTGAG TTCCTGTCGATGAAGCTTGCAGCTGTGAATCCAAGGCTGGACTTCAACATAGAATCACTTCTCTCAAAGGAT TTTCTTCAGTCTCATGGCGGGACTTCATCCGCGATTGGTTTCTCGCCTGATGCGGTTCATCCTCAAATGCATCTATCTCAACAAGGACTGGTGCAAGCTGAAATATCTGGCAATCTAAACCATCCAAATGCATTCAGAAGAGCAGTGAACTCG ATGCCCAATGCATGGGATGAACAGCTACAAAATGTCATGCAAATGGCTGCTTTCAGCAGCAACTCTCAGCAGCCAAGAACTCAATGA
- the LOC135588211 gene encoding uncharacterized protein LOC135588211, translating into MWCTRFRFLSLVLVIYLVSLGDSLATAHRVVGTIEKNDDDAKGAKKFGLEITAAHRMPNITPKKSLGSTTKLNDKTSISNSALRTRPTTTIKKSTKGNSAETLKPKATEPFYHGSHDPFQRIGAKKPADAVTEMFNMLHKDYHTTGRRRPPINNSMPLKDPHVKR; encoded by the exons ATGTGGTGCACAAGGTTCAGATTCCTTTCCCTAGTGCTTGTGATCTACTTGGTTTCTCTTGGTGACTCCCTTGCTACTGCCCACAGAG TGGTTGGGACGATTGAGAAGAATGATGATGATGCAAAGGGTGCCAAAAAGTTTGGACTTGAGATCACAGCTGCTCACA GAATGCCAAATATCACCCCAAAGAAGTCATTGGGTTCAACAACAAAACTGAATGACaag ACCTCCATAAGCAACAGTGCACTGAGGACAAGACCAACAACCACCATCAAGAAGAGCACAAAAGGGAATTCAGCTGAAACACTGAAGCCAAAAGCAACTGAACCATTCTACCATGGATCTCATGATCCATTCcagagaattggagccaaaaaaccaGCAGATGCAGTCACTGAAATGTTCAACATGCTGCACAAGGACTACCACacaacaggccgccgccggcctcCGATCAACAACAGCATGCCTTTGAAAGATCCCCATGTCAAACGCTAG
- the LOC103996361 gene encoding amino acid transporter AVT6A, which yields MTIGNFSPVGNNGQRRGKRILEGEAPLLPSKQEETGESDEFNGASFAGAVFNLSTTIVGAGIMSLPATMKVLGLVPGILLIIFFAFFTEASIDMLTRFSRAGKTVSYGGVMGDAFGRTGKVLTQLCIIVNNVGVLIVYMIIIGDVLSGTSSGGNHHFGVLEGWFGQHWWTGRFFILLVSMLAVFAPLACFKRVDSLRFTSALSVALAVVFVIITAGIAIVKLLAGSIAMPKLFPDIPDLASVWNFFTVVPVIVTAYICHYNVHPIENELEDPSQIKPVVRTSLALCSTVYLTTSFFGFLLFGEATLDDVLANFDSNLGIPYSSVLNDAVRVSYAVHLMLVFPMIFHALRLNVDGLLFPSARPLSSDNQRFAIITAVLLSVVFLAANFIPSIWDAFQFTGATAAVCIGFIFPAAITLRDPHGIATKWDKIVAIFMISLAVLSNVIAIYSDAYALFNESKASPQS from the exons ATGACTATTGGGAACTTTTCTCCCGTTGGTAACAATGGGCAGCGGAGGGGCAAAAGGATCCTCGAAGGGGAGGCTCCCCTGTTACCGAGCAAGCAGGAGGAAACTGGGGAGTCTGATGAGTTCAATGGAGCTTCCTTTGCTGGGGCTGTCTTTAACCTGTCTACTACCATAGTTGGAGCCGGGATTATGTCCCTGCCCGCCACCATGAAAGTCCTGGGGCTGGTTCCTGGGATCCTCCTTATCATATTCTTTGCTTTCTTCACGGAGGCATCGATCGACATGTTGACCAGGTTCAGCCGAGCTGGAAAAACAGTTTCATATGGAGGAGTTATGGGGGATGCATTTGGAAGGACCGGCAAGGTGCTGACTCAGTTATGTATTATCGTGAACAATGTCGGCGTGTTGATTGTATACATGATTATTATCG GTGACGTGCTTTCTGGAACATCTTCTGGTGGCAACCACCACTTTGGTGTGTTGGAAGGATGGTTTGGACAACACTGGTGGACTGGCCGGTTTTTCATTCTTCTGGTTTCTATGCTGGCAGTGTTTGCCCCTTTGGCATGCTTCAAGCGCGTGG ATTCGCTGAGGTTCACATCTGCCTTATCAGTTGCCCTTGCAGTTGTATTTGTCATAATTACAGCAGGAATTGCTATTGTGAAATTGTTGGCTGGAAGCATTGCAATGCCCAAGTTGTTTCCAGATATCCCGGATTTGGCATCTGTCTGGAACTTCTTCACAGTTGTCCCAGTTATTGTGACTGCTTATATCTGCCATTACAATG TTCACCCTATAGAAAACGAACTTGAGGATCCTTCCCAGATAAAGCCCGTGGTGCGGACATCACTAGCACTTTGTTCCACAGTCTACTTAACCACGAGCTTCTTTGGTTTTCTACTCTTTGGTGAAGCCACACTTGATGACGTGCTGGCCAACTTTGACTCCAATCTCGGTATTCCATACAGCTCTGTCCTCAATGATGCGGTCAGAGTTAGCTATGCTGTGCACCTCATGCTTGTGTTCCCTATGATCTTCCATGCCCTCCGCCTCAATGTGGATGGCCTACTTTTTCCATCAGCCAGGCCTTTGTCTTCGGACAATCAGAGATTTGCTATAATTACGGCGGTGCTTCTGTCAGTTGTTTTCTTGGCTGCAAATTTTATTCCCAGCATATGGGATGCCTTTCAATTTACCGGTGCAACTGCCGCAGTTTGTATTGGGTTCATTTTTCCTGCTGCCATTACTCTCAG GGACCCTCATGGCATCGCAACAAAGTGGGATAAGATCGTGGCCATCTTCATGATCAGCCTTGCAGTACTGTCGAATGTCATTGCTATATACAGCGATGCATATGCTCTCTTTAATGAGAGCAAAGCCTCCCCACAGTCCTGA
- the LOC103996528 gene encoding uncharacterized protein LOC103996528, which yields MYRATVLVVLFLAAAGLAAAAEAPAPGPSSKPEQPESAQSPAKSPASATAPSTSTSTAPATVPATAPAAAHSPATSPASAHAPAKALSPEAATSPSNSPAAAPTPDADLDDDSDDDIPAEGPISGSPPEPSLAAAPAPEEEDALSPTTSPSGAGEPIAAGAAFAALSAAVAAVFAF from the coding sequence ATGTATCGCGCCACCGTGTTGGTCGTCCTCTTCCTGGCTGCGGCCGGCCTCGCCGCAGCCGCCGAGGCACCCGCTCCTGGGCCCAGCTCCAAGCCCGAGCAACCGGAATCGGCCCAGTCTCCGGCGAAATCCCCCGCCTCCGCCACCGCCccttccacctccacctccaccgccCCGGCCACCGTTCCCGCCACCGCCCCCGCCGCCGCCCATTCCCCGGCCACATCCCCCGCCTCCGCCCACGCCCCAGCGAAGGCTCTCTCTCCGGAGGCCGCCACATCGCCCTCGAACTCCCCTGCCGCGGCGCCGACCCCCGACGCCGACTTGGACGACGACAGCGACGACGATATCCCAGCTGAGGGTCCGATCTCCGGCAGCCCTCCGGAGCCATCCTTGGCTGCTGCGCCTGCACCGGAGGAGGAAGACGCGCTGAGCCCCACGACGTCGCCTAGCGGAGCAGGGGAGCCTATCGCAGCTGGTGCTGCCTTCGCCGCTCTCTCCGCCGCTGTGGCTGCCGTCTTCGCTTTCTAA